From a region of the Synechococcus sp. RS9916 genome:
- the purE gene encoding 5-(carboxyamino)imidazole ribonucleotide mutase → MTASPASTPSHQPRVAVIMGSDSDLPTMHPAVQALQDLGVAVEVRVLSAHRTPLEMVAFAQQARDQGFGVIVAGAGGAAHLPGMVASLTTLPVIGVPVKSRALSGVDSLHSIVQMPGGIPVATVAIGGGLNAGLLAAQILAVADASLAARLEAYRQTLHDTVVAKDARLVDLGATAYLERMPGR, encoded by the coding sequence GTGACCGCATCCCCCGCATCCACGCCATCGCATCAGCCCAGGGTGGCGGTGATTATGGGCAGCGATTCCGACCTGCCCACCATGCACCCGGCGGTGCAGGCCCTGCAGGATCTTGGGGTGGCGGTGGAGGTGCGGGTGCTCTCCGCCCATCGCACTCCGCTTGAGATGGTGGCCTTCGCCCAGCAGGCCCGCGATCAGGGCTTTGGTGTGATCGTGGCGGGCGCTGGTGGTGCGGCCCATCTCCCCGGCATGGTCGCCTCCCTCACCACCCTGCCCGTGATCGGGGTGCCGGTGAAGAGTCGGGCACTGTCCGGGGTGGATTCACTGCATTCCATCGTGCAGATGCCTGGTGGCATCCCTGTGGCCACGGTGGCGATTGGGGGTGGACTCAATGCCGGTCTGCTGGCTGCCCAGATCCTGGCGGTGGCGGATGCGTCTCTGGCGGCACGGTTGGAGGCCTATCGCCAGACCCTGCACGACACGGTCGTGGCCAAGGACGCGCGGCTGGTGGATCTTGGCGCCACTGCCTATCTGGAGCGCATGCCGGGGCGCTGA
- the bchM gene encoding magnesium protoporphyrin IX methyltransferase, which produces MAPEQLLNDKQTEKQEVKGYFETTGFDRWNRIYSESDDVNKVQRNIRIGHQKTVDEVLTWIKESGELNAVSFCDAGCGVGSLSLPLAAAGAGSITASDISEAMAQEADRRARDAGLDMGKLSFSASDLESISGSFHTVCCLDVFIHYPQPAAEEMVKHLCSLTEERLIVSFAPYTPLLALLKGIGQLFPGPSKTTRAYTLKEAGIIKAAEACGFKLVRRSLNQAPFYFSRLIEFRKA; this is translated from the coding sequence ATGGCTCCCGAGCAGCTGCTGAACGACAAGCAGACCGAAAAGCAGGAGGTGAAGGGATACTTCGAGACCACCGGCTTCGATCGCTGGAACCGCATCTACAGCGAAAGCGACGATGTGAACAAGGTGCAGCGCAACATCCGCATCGGCCACCAGAAAACCGTGGATGAAGTGCTGACCTGGATCAAGGAGAGTGGCGAACTCAACGCTGTGAGCTTCTGTGATGCCGGCTGCGGCGTGGGCAGCCTCAGCCTGCCCCTGGCCGCAGCGGGGGCAGGATCCATCACCGCCAGCGACATCTCCGAAGCGATGGCCCAAGAGGCCGACCGTCGTGCCCGCGACGCCGGGCTGGACATGGGCAAACTCAGCTTCAGCGCCTCAGATCTGGAAAGCATCAGCGGTTCCTTCCACACCGTTTGCTGCCTGGATGTGTTCATCCATTACCCCCAGCCCGCGGCAGAGGAGATGGTGAAGCACCTTTGCAGCCTCACCGAAGAGCGCCTGATCGTGAGCTTCGCCCCATACACCCCGCTCCTGGCACTGCTCAAGGGAATCGGCCAGCTGTTCCCGGGCCCCAGCAAAACCACCCGGGCCTACACCCTCAAGGAAGCCGGCATCATCAAAGCCGCTGAAGCCTGTGGCTTCAAGCTGGTGCGCCGCAGCCTGAACCAGGCCCCCTTCTACTTCTCGCGACTGATCGAGTTCCGCAAGGCCTGA
- a CDS encoding DUF2157 domain-containing protein, which yields MEPSPQSLPSWDRHLQRWRDAGLIDDAAAASIVAWEQERLDGQPARTQPALSWPVRLLVLVGSLLLAAGVLLFVAAHWDQLSPLSRFGLLWLCTVALHLGGHWFAQRLPVMSKGLHAVGTISLGAGVFLCAQIFNLEVTWSLRWGLLLWSLAAAAGWWLLRQGPQLVLLSLLLPGWLGALLALELERFDPDFSSWAGVPWVVSSVLLALTYFTAPMLPVADPVQRVLLWVGGLLLPPGLIVLAMAASSPPPRPLPLTWPMLLAWGLLLGLPMLLAWLLRRHRAWPLAVALVWTLVDLQVQGQAPTALSFLWWGLGAMGLMAWGTAEARAERINFGTALFAITLMGFYIAEVMGRLERSLSLLGLGLLFLAGGWGLNRLRCSLLPVQKESQP from the coding sequence GTGGAGCCTTCGCCTCAGTCCCTCCCGTCCTGGGATCGTCACCTGCAACGTTGGCGCGATGCAGGTCTGATTGATGACGCTGCTGCGGCGTCGATCGTGGCCTGGGAACAGGAGCGCTTGGACGGTCAACCGGCGAGGACTCAGCCTGCGCTGAGCTGGCCAGTGCGGCTGTTGGTGTTGGTGGGCTCGCTGCTGCTTGCGGCGGGTGTGCTGCTGTTTGTCGCTGCCCATTGGGATCAGCTTTCACCACTCAGCCGGTTTGGATTGCTGTGGTTGTGCACCGTGGCGCTGCATCTCGGTGGTCATTGGTTTGCGCAGCGTTTGCCCGTGATGTCGAAGGGGCTGCATGCGGTTGGAACGATCAGCCTGGGGGCAGGGGTGTTCCTTTGCGCGCAAATCTTCAACCTCGAGGTCACTTGGTCGCTCCGCTGGGGACTCCTGCTCTGGTCCTTGGCGGCGGCGGCCGGTTGGTGGTTGTTGCGTCAGGGGCCGCAGCTGGTGCTGCTCAGTTTGCTGTTGCCAGGCTGGTTGGGGGCACTGCTGGCCTTGGAGCTGGAACGGTTCGATCCGGATTTCAGTTCCTGGGCCGGGGTTCCCTGGGTGGTGAGCAGTGTGTTGTTGGCCCTCACCTATTTCACGGCGCCGATGCTCCCTGTTGCTGACCCTGTTCAGCGCGTGCTGCTCTGGGTGGGGGGCCTCTTGTTGCCTCCCGGGTTGATTGTGTTGGCGATGGCAGCGTCGTCACCACCACCACGCCCACTGCCGTTGACCTGGCCGATGCTGTTGGCTTGGGGGCTGCTGTTGGGGCTGCCCATGCTGCTGGCCTGGCTGTTGCGCCGTCATCGGGCCTGGCCGTTGGCCGTGGCATTGGTCTGGACCCTGGTGGATCTGCAGGTGCAAGGTCAGGCGCCTACAGCGCTCAGTTTTCTGTGGTGGGGGCTTGGTGCCATGGGGCTGATGGCTTGGGGGACGGCGGAGGCCCGTGCTGAACGCATCAATTTCGGCACCGCCTTGTTTGCCATCACCTTGATGGGCTTTTACATCGCTGAAGTGATGGGGCGCTTGGAACGCTCGTTGAGCCTGCTCGGTTTGGGTTTGCTGTTCCTGGCTGGCGGCTGGGGGTTGAACCGTTTGCGTTGCTCACTGTTGCCTGTACAGAAGGAGTCCCAGCCATGA
- a CDS encoding pseudouridine synthase, whose amino-acid sequence MALPAWGALEGWRPEALNQGWTYHDSITASEAGQWLTAVMAARYNHSSAEQWKQRLESGELRRDGHLLQVDVMVERGERISWHRPPWLEAAVPDQWQTIHDDGDLLVINKPSGLPVMPGGGFLLHTLTALLEQRSRERGESLAPKPVHRLGRFTSGLQVCARRPETRAALSAHFRPQGGCRKLYQAWSQRVEGLDLEASVEVCTDVVERPHPLLGWVWGPEPPDDARGDATPVRRRRNAHSELTLLQRGEQGDRLQVAITTGRPHQIRIHLAQLGSPLLGDPLYLRGRRLAPSATPGDGGYWLHAWRLEKLPSRGSDGLALEAPLPAAFLTAT is encoded by the coding sequence ATGGCCCTCCCCGCTTGGGGTGCTTTGGAGGGTTGGCGACCCGAAGCTCTTAACCAGGGCTGGACGTATCACGATTCGATCACTGCATCGGAAGCCGGCCAATGGCTGACGGCTGTGATGGCCGCTCGCTACAACCATTCGTCAGCTGAGCAGTGGAAGCAGCGCCTGGAGTCAGGTGAGCTGCGGCGGGATGGTCACTTGCTGCAGGTGGATGTGATGGTGGAGCGGGGCGAGCGGATCAGTTGGCACCGCCCCCCCTGGCTGGAAGCGGCGGTGCCGGATCAGTGGCAGACGATCCATGACGACGGTGATCTGCTGGTGATCAACAAACCCTCCGGCTTGCCGGTGATGCCCGGTGGCGGATTCCTGCTCCACACCCTCACGGCCTTGCTGGAGCAGCGCAGCCGGGAGCGGGGGGAGTCTCTGGCTCCCAAGCCCGTTCACCGTCTTGGTCGATTCACCTCGGGGCTTCAGGTGTGCGCGCGCCGGCCGGAGACCAGGGCTGCTCTCTCTGCCCACTTCCGGCCCCAGGGAGGGTGCCGCAAGCTTTATCAAGCCTGGAGCCAGCGGGTGGAGGGGCTGGATCTGGAGGCGTCTGTTGAGGTCTGCACCGATGTGGTGGAACGGCCCCATCCCCTGCTGGGGTGGGTCTGGGGACCCGAGCCTCCCGATGACGCTCGGGGCGACGCGACCCCCGTGCGCCGGCGACGCAATGCCCACTCCGAGCTGACCTTGCTGCAGCGAGGCGAGCAGGGCGACCGGCTTCAGGTGGCCATCACCACCGGTCGACCCCATCAGATCCGCATTCATCTCGCTCAGCTGGGCAGCCCTCTGCTGGGCGATCCGCTCTACCTGCGGGGCCGTCGCCTGGCCCCCTCTGCCACTCCCGGCGATGGGGGGTATTGGTTGCATGCCTGGCGTTTGGAGAAGCTGCCGAGTCGGGGTTCAGATGGCTTGGCCCTTGAGGCGCCGTTACCCGCTGCATTCCTCACAGCGACTTAA
- a CDS encoding response regulator transcription factor: MTATPPVDADLQGADDANRPAARLLLVDDEPGLRAAVQAYLEDEGFVVTTAVDGLDGWEKAQQQMPDLVISDVMMPRCDGYGLLEKMRADERLGGTPVIFLTAKGMTADRTQGYLAGVDDYIPKPFDPDELVARVRNVVRRQDRLLTEAARFADADVGQMAKQISEIRSMLTGSADAAASPDTPQLSFTPREASVLQLVAEGLMNKEIARQLETSIRNVEKYVSRLFIKTGTSSRTELVRFALQHHLVD, encoded by the coding sequence ATGACCGCCACTCCGCCTGTGGACGCCGACCTCCAGGGCGCAGATGACGCCAACCGGCCGGCAGCGCGGCTGCTGCTGGTGGATGACGAACCCGGTCTGCGCGCGGCTGTGCAGGCCTATCTCGAGGATGAGGGCTTTGTGGTGACCACCGCGGTGGATGGTCTCGATGGATGGGAGAAGGCTCAGCAGCAGATGCCTGATTTGGTGATCAGCGACGTGATGATGCCGCGTTGCGATGGGTATGGCCTGCTGGAGAAGATGCGCGCCGATGAGCGGCTCGGTGGCACCCCCGTGATCTTCCTCACCGCCAAGGGGATGACGGCTGATCGCACCCAGGGTTACTTGGCAGGGGTCGATGACTACATCCCCAAGCCCTTTGATCCCGATGAATTGGTGGCTCGGGTGCGCAATGTGGTGCGTCGCCAGGATCGCTTGCTGACTGAGGCGGCCCGCTTTGCGGATGCCGATGTGGGGCAGATGGCCAAGCAGATCAGTGAAATCCGCTCCATGCTCACCGGTTCAGCAGATGCTGCGGCGTCTCCGGACACACCCCAGCTCAGCTTCACCCCTCGGGAAGCCAGTGTGTTGCAGCTGGTGGCTGAGGGGCTGATGAATAAGGAAATCGCCCGGCAGCTGGAAACCTCCATTCGCAATGTCGAGAAGTATGTGAGCCGCCTGTTCATCAAGACGGGCACCTCCAGTCGCACCGAGTTGGTGCGCTTTGCTCTTCAGCACCATCTGGTGGACTGA